The Mesotoga sp. UBA6090 genome includes a window with the following:
- a CDS encoding toxin-antitoxin system TumE family protein codes for MQKILKFVEKSLLVQDFKIHDFKTGKKFAYIKLEIHFKNSSKVYIWEFVNATQRKYSFHWVVDTRTEMRWDNSPHQ; via the coding sequence ATGCAGAAGATATTGAAGTTCGTTGAAAAATCCTTACTCGTCCAGGACTTCAAGATTCATGACTTCAAGACCGGTAAGAAATTTGCATACATTAAGCTTGAAATCCACTTCAAGAACTCATCGAAGGTCTACATATGGGAATTTGTGAATGCCACACAGAGGAAATATTCTTTCCATTGGGTTGTCGACACTCGGACCGAGATGAGGTGGGATAACTCGCCCCATCAATAA